GGGTTAGCCCAGCAAGAGGAACAAAATTCCAGCAAGACTTGGATGTCCATCTATAAGACCAGCTATCATTTTAACAGACAGTCACCATTAACAGCTCTCACAAAACCAGTTGAGTAGCTAACGCTGGTTTTCAAAACTTTCTGTGGGCCTCTGTGCACCACAAAATTCTTGACAGAGATGCTCACAGCGTAAAAATAGAGGAAGGTGTTATCTTTCCTGTCAAAACAAATGCAGTTATCTTCCTCGAGAATACTCTGCAGGAGCAGACTAACAATATGCAGTGAGACACAGGCTAGTAAAAGCAGCAAAGGGGAAACTGAAGAAATAGGACTGACTTACTAGAATTGCAATTTGATCAGGTACCAGGACTAAGACTCCAAATCCACAGAAAGCACCAACAGTTTTGAGTGATCTCATAAGCCAGTGACTCTAATTTTGCTTCTCACTTGAAATGCCACACTTGCTGAGCAAAGCAGCAGCCGTGTACTGAAAGGTGGATTCCCCGAAGATACTAAAACCACTTCCTGCAACATTCACAGTCTTCAGAGTAGTAAgccccactccccccaccccacaaaaacccaaaccacccccAAATCCAGCTTGTTTTCATGTAGCTTCTGAGATCCTCTGGCATGTCAGAATGATTTAACACATACCACAAAAGCAGCAGTCAATACTGGTGTGTTATAACAGTGCAGGACTCCACACCACAataggtggggtttttttgctgctaACCTAAATGGCAATACGTTAGACTTTCCTCAAAACATTCTGACATATTACTTAAGCGCTTCCTAACCCCGTTGCTTCTGAGAGCCCGGCCtacttaattttgtattttgaagacTATACATCTAGACAAAGAGATAAAAGGTCAGACTTAAGCACAGGCCTGACCTCGTTCCAGGGACtatttaaggagaaaataaatacatctgtaGTGTACGTAGTCTTCATATATAGTGAAGACATAGTCACCACAGAATGCTCTTAAAGTGTTAAAACACAAAAGGCTTCAGCAACTAAGTCAAAACAATTATCTCCTCCACATGACTAAAACCCACCTGGAGGTGTCTGACAGcattctgctttgccttttccagTAAGTctcttctgtctgcttttcccACTCCcttattttccacatttctgtCTCTTCCTGGATCTGAAAgtcacagaaaggaaacaagtgAAACTTTGCAGACATGCACCATGTAACATCAGCTCCTAGCTCAACCctcctgctaacaaaattcacAGCAAGCTTTCCTACCATACTGAAACAAGTTATTATTCCTAGCTATAACTAAGGTAACAAAAAAGAGAATCTCTTGATGGTAAACTCTAACAAAGCACATAAGGATAACGGCATCAGAAACAGTGGTTTACCTGATTTTTCTACTTCAGCTGTTCTGGCTACCCTACCTTGTCATTCATTACCATCCCAAATGTAAGCGCTGTTAGAGAATTCAGTATAAAAATATCATTGGAAAGGACCAAGCCAAAATGAGAATTTACACTACAGGCTGAAAAAACACACCATGCAACATTAAGTGGTTTGGCACAGATTTATGTTTATGGACACGGACCGTAACTGAGTGATTTTATAACCATATGAAATGAATGAGTTGGACCTGCTGAATTATGTCAGGAATTAATTAGTTTGCTAAGGttaatggggttttttaatctcaCACTAAATATTGACTGTACACATTAACAAAGTTCAAATTTTCTGATGCAAGTAGAAGTACAtaagcagcacagcaagagaaaagaaaacccccGAACTATCGAAGGTTTGCTGGTTTTAAAAGGACAGATcataattttaatgaaagccCTGAGAGAAGAGGCTTGTCATAGAGCAAACTTTATAGGTATGCACCTATACACACGTCCCCACACTCAGGAAAAACGGGGTCAAACTGAAAGTGAGACTACCGGTGTTCACGTAGCTGGTTTCAACAGGCGCCTCTCCTCTCCGAAAGGCGCACCTGCCCTCCGCACCGGCAGGTCCCAGCTCAGGCACCCCGCCCGCCCCGCACCACCGGCGAGGCACCGGCCGCCCCGGGCCTCGCGTGCGCCGCACGGCACCGCCGGGCCATGCCCAGGGCGTCCCCCTCGGGCCCGCGGACACGAGCCGCCCGCGGAAGCGGGGACGGGGCGAAGCCATGCGGAGGAGCCGCCGCATCGGGGAGGGAGGACGAGGGGCCGCCGCAGCCGGCAGCCCCGGCCGTACCTTGTTGTGCGCGCCCGTGTGCCGGATGACGTTCCGCAGCAGCACCTTCCCCACCGGCACCCGGGACATCCTCTCGCCCTCGGCGGTCCCAGCGGCACCCCGTGGCCCCGCCGCGGACGGGAAGCCGCGGACAGGGAGAGACGGGCGAGGCCGCGCCTGCCCTCGGCTGCCGGCCGGAAGCGCTCCCCGAGGAGAACGGGGGGGGAGCGGGCGGAGCCGCAGAGCGCCGTACTTCCGGTTGCCGTCGCTAGGCGACGGCTGTCCCCATGGCGGGCGCGGCGCTGGAGCGGGTCGCGCAGCTCTGGTCGCTGCTGGACGACATGGCGGAGAACGATCCCCAGGCCTACCGCCAGCTCCTGCGGCAGCAGCGCGCCGAGGCCGAGCGGCTCCGCGCCCCGCCGGAGCCTCACCTGTGCCTGCGGGCCCGGCCCGCGGTGTGTGCTCGGGGTTGGGGCTCGGGCTCCCGCCCGGGTGCGGGAGCGGGTACGAGGGCGACCGGTGGGCCGGAGGGACCAGGGCGGGCAGGGCGCTCAGCGCGGCTCGGTCTCTTGCAGGGCGCGGTCGGGGGGCCGCTGTTCGTCAACGTCTGCGGGTGGAAAAGGGTTCCGGCGCCCGCGGCCCCCACTGACCCCACGCCCGTCAGTGCCGGGCCGCTTGAAGAGGTGCCTGGCGAAGGAGGTACGTCCCGAAAGAGGTGCGCCTCGGCCCGAATGCATTTCTCGTGACACTCACGCAGATCCCCGCTGCTACACCGCATGGTGCTGTGCCGCAGCCAgctcggggcgggggcggcAAGGGCTCCGAGTCCCTCCTTTTTGATAAAaagctgaacaaacacaaaaattgGACGCCTCTAAATCCTGGAAGGAATATAGTCACCAGGCATCTCTTTGACCACATACACTCATGCCCCCTTGGATCATGTTCCTATGCTTCTTGaacagaggggctgcagggtcAGCACACGGAGAGGTTTCGTTTCTAGACGAGGTTGATAGCTTCTGGGCAGAAAGCTAATtctataaattaatttcctttgcttttaaatcaaGAGATTATAAAAAACACCAGCACGTGGTTTCATAGCAACAATTCTGACACACAACTTTTCTCTAGACCTTTACAGTATTATAGATGTTGCATATAACCCAGATGTTCTtcagaggggagaagaaaacccacaaaaaatgGAACACTTGATCCATTTGACACTTAAAGTTGTTGAAAAACGATGCGACCttattctttctcctttgtACACCATCGAATCATTCAAATTGAAAGGAAGCCTGGAAGCAATGCAGCAACGCCTGAAAGGAAGGCAGATGCCAGCCCCGCAGCTCAGTCAGAACATAAAGAAAGGTATGTAGAGATCTGTTGCCGCTTTTCTTTGAGGACCTATCAGAATCTCCAGAAAATTTTCTCAGGCCTTATCTCTCTAACCCCAGTTCTTTCCATAAGCATAAACCAAATGCTTCTCTCTAAAAATTCAGAATAAGGCAGCAGTGGTTATACCAATCATCAGTTTAACCCTGCTGGCCTATCTGCAGTCATCTCTGGTGCTTTACAATTAAGAAACTGTAGTGACACTGGAATAACAATTTCCCGTTTTCCTATATCCACTAAACATGGGAACTCTGCTAGGGTTTGATCCTTTGAGATGCTAACTTTCCTTTGCTCTAACCTGAGTAAAAGGAATTGCTGCTCTAAGTAGTAATCTGAAAACAACTTTTGTCCCATCGGCAGTAAAAGCAAATCATAGACAAAGGAGAAATTGCCAGTAACAGTCTTCAGCTGACAAAATTGCTAATTACAATTAATTACTGTTGAAACTTTAGCGATATATTTGCCAAGTGGCATAACGTTACAGTTCTTAGTAACCGAGTGATATGTgtgaaaaacttatttttcttgaaagaacTGACACTTGATCAGCTGCTACACACTATGGAAGCCGAGGACTGCAGCAACGGTCCTGTGCTCCTGAAGGAAGAAAGCGTGACACAGTCTAAAGGGCGTCTGATAGAGGAAATTACCAGTAATGAAATGTCAGAGAAGCTAAATCCCCCTGTTTATGAAATGATCACCGTGAAGGATGCAAACAAGAAACCACTCAGAATTGAACTCAAAGTTGAATTGCCTAAGGTTAGCTCTGTTTCTGAGTGTGACCTGAGAATTTCAAAGGTAAGATGGCAGAACGAATAACATTGTGTTTTCTGTCTAGTATCAAATTCCTAGAAATGCTCACTGCAAGGTCATCATCAAATAGTTAaccaaatattttcactttctttgttTAGGATGACATAACCATTGAAGTccctgaaaaatacaaattacaaCTAGATCTGCCAGAATTGGTGGACGCAGAAACAACTACAGCAGCATTTCACAAAGGAAAACGGGTATTGTTTATCACAGTGCCAGTTGCCAAGCCAGACCCTTAAAGACTGCATTCTGCTCAGTCTGTGTTCACAGatgacagaacaaaacaaaagcccagaATGAGAATCCTAACTTTTAGATGATGAGGTTTTTTTATTGACCTTCTAATCATCAGGGGTGAATAGGTCAGATGTATTCAGAAGATGCATGTTAGAAAAGGAAGCCTGAAGGAATACTAACACCACCAAacttaggggggaaaaaaaaaaaaagtaaatacacaAGGTGTACTGGAGTACGTTAACAGCTGTAGTAAAGAACCATAAATGCATACATGCTTTATGATTCATTGTACCTCAAGGTACAGCAATAACAGTTGTGAAGTCTTTTTGCTAAATAAATTGGTTACTGGATTCACATGGTTAGAGCAGCTCTCACATGTATTTAATGCTGGAACAACCAGTAGAGGTGTGTCACACACAGTTGCCCTGCGTGCTCCTGCTGTTCTCTTCAGGACAAGCTCTGCTGATCTTAACTGGCATAGGCTTTGTAGTCTTTTCAGTCACTGAATACGCTTGATCTCACTTCTTACCACTTCGGTCATCTCTCAGTGAGACCATAAAACAACAGACCTATTCTGTACTATTCAAAATAGCATATAGAGATTCAAAGCCCAGGAACACTTAGTGTGACACTAGCAACCAAAAAACAATCTTGAAGCACTTCAACTAGGAAAACTATCTGCATTGGTTTACACTAATACCCAAAATACAAAGTAATACAAAGTCACACAAAACAACTTCAAGGATTACTAAGCATTACTATAATTAATTGGGAAGGGAGCAAACAAAAGTTTAAGTGATCTTAGCTTCATGATTGGTGTCGTAGTATGTCATTCTTACAGCTTCTATGACATTTGCACTACAACTGTGTTTCTGCACCAATGTTCGTCAGGTCAGAAATGGAAACAGACAAATTGGTTTTGAATTGCAACTTCAAAATACAGGCCTACAAAAGAGCAGTAACTCCTGGCTTTCCCCCTTCTTTGTTTCAAAGCAACTTAGAAGGCTGCACTGAAGTACTGTTCAGTGGTTAGAGTTACAAGTTCAAGGTGAAATTCTATCACTGCATGAGCCGAGCTGGCTTGTTGCAGGATGCAAGCAGCACCAGAAGTCACTATCAGCGCTCCAAGCAGAAGCACTGGATAAGATTTTGAGTTGCAAGTGTTCCAGAGTCTGACAGTCATTCAGAGAGCATTTCCATAGGTAAGCTGTTTAGTGTTTTTACTGCAGGAAGAACGTGAAAGGTCGCTGTAACTAGAATTTGAGGTTCTGGTGAGCAAGGAAGATTGAAGTTCACTGCTGCATGACAGTAATAAAGCATGTACGATTGTGCAACATTTGTCATTACAGATTAAGGTTAATAGGGTGAGTTTCACTATCACACTGAAAGGCTAAACAGCTCTGATTCTGCTGTAGCAGTACAGTAAGCCACACATGACTGAATAGAAAAAAGCACTGGAACGTGTTTTAGTAGTTGTCAATTCCAAACATTTAATAGAATGTAGGTTCACTAGAGCGAGTCTGGAACCACAATATTTTAGATcattaaagaaaacccaaaaccttaaTGCACTTTTTTTGCTTAAGCCAGGCATGAAAACCAGGTATCACAGCAACCAGACATTAAATAGtcccacaaaaatatttaatttccacagtattttctttcaatgtCTTCAGTGAATTTTGTAGAACTTTACAGGAGACAATACTTAATGCAATATACAGAGTAACAGATCCactttaactttttctttcttttttgtaaacTTCTTGCCCCCTATTTAATTCTCCTGGTCACTTTGTAATTACTACACAGTCATCCTCTTTACATTAACATTTCCATGTGGAAAGTGGAATTTAAGAATGTTCAGCACCACACCCCTTTCAGGATACAATGACTGGAGTAACTGGACAAAAGTCCAACAAACTACGGAAGCATTTTACATACAATATATACATGGATAGCACGTTCTGCAGCTTACTGAGGCTGAGACAACACAGAGAATTCGGGGAAGAACTACCATACCAGTGACTAACTCAGAGCTCTCTATGTTAGAATGTCTGAAAAAAGGAATCCCAAACATTCAAGTCATCACACGATTAATATCCACTGATAGGATTATCAGTGTGTGTGATTTGCCTATATTGGATTCCAACACACAGATTCTCTTGAACATTCTGCAAAACAGTTACTTCCATGGCACCATAGTCTGACTTAGCAAGAGGAATAGCAATTAAAGAGAGTTTTCATACAAAAAGCACATGTAAGTGAAAGTCCACAAGAAGACAGCACATTCCCTGTGGTATCTGAGAGCTGTGACCCCACAGATATCAGTGTTCTTTCACCTTACTTTAAAGTGCTCAAAAGGGATCACGTAGCTGAGAAGGTCCAGACCAGTGCCAAATTCCAAGAGAGATTTGGAGTGCTAGCACTTGGCCTTTGAGAAACTATTCCCAGGCGCTTCAGTCCCTTAGTGCATCTCTCATACTTGCCCACCCCAGCAGAACAGGATAATGAGGGAATTCACCTTCTATTAACTTGTACGTTTCAGTTACGATCTCATCTGAACTCCTGTGAAGAGATGTTTATAATTCAAATTTCTGAGAACACCGAGGTCATGAAATCATTTTGTATGCACCCCCCTGTTCACCATAGTTGAGAAGCAGATAGCAGTATGCATACTGCCTGGATCATGTTTAAGTCTGGGATGCTTAACTCTGTTTTGGAAGAGTTTGCAAGTTAACTAACtgtataaaaatacagtatagCTGTAATATTGCTCTGAAAAGCACTTCTGCAAACTTTTTCTGTACAGACTGGTAATAACATTACCAGATAATATaatacatctttaaaataaaaaaggaactaTTTTAATAAGTCTGAACACTAAAGTCTAAATAgcttgtttaaaacaaaacagtgtgACCCAGGAAAATGTTGCTTGCATGGTTAAATTATAGCAGCATGGTTACTGGCTTTTCAAGAAAATTCTTGAATTCAGCAAGCCACTGGGCTCCAACTGCTCCATCTACAACACGATGGTCACAGCTAAGTGTAACAGACATCATACTGGCCACatcaaatctgaaagaaaaaaaagggggggggggggaaaggttAACACAATCCCCTGCAAGTCGGTGCCACTAATAAAGCTTTTatcagaaaaccagcaaaagcaGTTGGTGCTTGATAACAGATATTTCTCCCTGTGGACTTCTAAAAAAAGATTATGTTGAAGAGCAGATCACAAATTCCTTTTCCACAATTAAGAAACACATTTGTATGTTCCCTTTAGGACATGAAGGTCATCTTTCTTTGTAGCACAAGAACAGCCCCACATAAATTAAAAGAGCCATTTTACCCAGTAATCTAGAGTTTCCCATGTGTCAGTGAAAGACACTTAGGACTATTAACAAGTTTAAATAATCCTAAATGTTTTTCCGGGGTCTATGTTAGTTCAAGCTCCCAGGCAAGGCAATACTATATACAGGATGCTCGAATTCCTTAGGTTTTCCTTATATGCAAATTTACGCAAGTTGGTACAGAGGAACAGGTGCCTCAATTGTTGTACATCCCAGACTCTTCCACAGCTTAACCCTAGccctgaaagaaagaaacagcctTTCCTTAACTTGCAGAGAAGTTGCAAGAATGAAAGTATGGCAGATCATTCATCAGTCACTGCATTTCTCTAACATGTGTGTGACTCTCTTATACTGTACTTCTTCAGAAGGTACTGAAagcattattttgaaaattataatgTGATGGAAGTGGTAGAAAACTAGCTAACAATTCAGAAGCTCAGTATCTGCATATTCAGATGAATACTTACCCTTTCTCATTATCAGCTGGCACTAGCCTTTTCTCTGAGGAACCAACTGCAAGGATACAGGCTTGAGGTGGATTGATGATGGCAGAGAAATTCTTAATCCCATACATTCCTAAATTGGAAATTGTGAAAGTACCACCctacaagaaaaacacattcaTAGTCAAATTCACAAAAAGTTGTTTTGTGTGGGATATTTAAGAACATGGCTGAAACATCACAAAATAGGCCCCTGAACAGGGCTTCTGAACAGAAGTCAAGGACAGCAATGTTTAATAGCAATCTTGAGTTTCTCACCTGGAATTCATGAGGCTGAAGTTTACCCTCTCGGGCTTTAGTTGCCAAAGAAACCACATCCTTACTAATGGAAGCCAGACCCTTTATGTGTGCATTAAACACAATAGGGGTTATAAGCCCTGCGGGAGTACTAACTGCAACACTGACATCCACTACGTGATTTCTGCAAGACACAAAGGAGATGCCAGTTACTCtagcaagataaaaaaaaattcagaactgTTTAAACAACtctaaattaatattaattttgcaaCAATTATTTCACCTTACATGCTAGCCTGAGACACAAGGTTCTTAGCACTTTAACAAAAGCCCCTCAACCTTTGCATTATACctgttcccctccctcctcaaaATCCCAGCAGAAGGTCTACTATTTTGCCATGAACTCTCTAGCGAACAAAGAAAGTTTCTGGCTTCGACCGTACCATAAACTTACTGCCTAATAACTGTGTCCATCCATGAAGAATTTGCCTCAGGCACCTTCAAGCATGCCAGAGCAGAAGCTTTAATTATGAAGTCATTGACAGAAAGCTTAATGTTATCCGAGACCTCCTGTAAATAAAGAGATTTGAGGCATCAGTTTGTCTCTTACACATTACCTCAGTTAACTTGGATAGTCACTGCCATGAGCCTTGTTCagagaaaatattagaaaaccATCACAATACTTCTAAACATTAATATTTGAAGTGCCAAGATAATATAGGAGGTGATTACATCTCTTTCATAATTTAAGGAGGTATGTCTAATGTCTGTTTTTTCCCAAACTTCGcttagaattattatttttcttaaattttctaccctttttaCTCTTCAAAACTTGTTTTACTCTTTTGCTCTACTTCCCAGCTGGAAGAACTGAACATCACCAAGTAGAGTACAAAGCGGCCCTCTTAAGGAAGTCAGAAATCAGTGCACAGTACCTGGGTAAAAGGTCTTATTCTGTCACAGACAGACCAGAACCGATTCACAACAAATAGAAGAGACACTGAAAAGACTATTTTTTCCAAGCCAAAATGGCATATCACTAAAAAGCAGGGTAGGCAAACCTGTGAGAGAATGCAGCTTTCtccacacaaacacacacactcttACCATGCTTAAATGCTTTACCTGATTGAGTTCTTTCCTTAGCACCAGTACTTCTCCCATGTTTACATCAACGGAAAGGTAGTAGTGAGGTATTGTTTGTTTAGACTGCATCAACCGCTGAGCAATGACCTATGGGTATACAAcagaagcaatgaaaataaatcaatttgGAAAATTCATAACTGCAAATAACGATctcagaaaggaataaaatcttCTTACCCTCCGAATGTTGCTGATAGGGATATCTGTGAAGGTCCCCACTGGTGCAGCTgcaactgcagcagctgcaggaactGCTTCTAGTGCTGGAGCCTGCAGAGAAGGGCGGCATAATTCACAGTACTACACAAATATCAATTGTACAGGGTAATGCACTATGTGGGACAAGTGCTGAGGCTAAGCTGCCTCTTGCTAAAGGGCAGCAGACAATTCTACGCTCTAGCCTCATCTCTCCAGTACCTACTAGGTTCTTTGTAAGTCCTATACTCGATTTTTAAATTGTAGTACTTGAGCAATTTAGAAATGCAACACTGAAATACACTGCTATGAAGCTCCCAGAATAGCAAGTCCTGCTAGATGGTGTTTtgcaatacagcagagaggtaTGCTAGAGGGACTCTCACCTGCCACATCCCCTCCAGCATTACACAAAGCAACGCTTCCAGCACCTCATGTAAAAGACAAGGAATGGTGTAACAACAGATTTGTGGCAACAATGACATCAGGCTGTTGGTTCCTAAGTCTGGCTTTCATTCTGATCGCCTCTTTTCAGCAATGTTAGATCAGTTGGGTCTGGCCTTATCTCAGTCCCTAACAACGTAGCAACCAAATGACGAGTTGGGAGcgcacaattttttttccccctcagtgaaacaccaaagggaaaaatgaaggGCGAAAACTTCATCTGTGTTTCTGACAACCTAACAGTCACCATAGCCCACACAGTGTCGTACCCCAACCAATCCAGCAATAACAGTTCCATATAGTAATTGCATTTCTACAGAGCATTTCCATCACTATAATAAAATATCCATTCTTACAGATCTCAAGCCAACTTACTGGAGCAACTTTTGGGGGCACAAATGACTCCACATCTTTCTTTGTGATTCTGCCATCTGGTCCAGTACCTAAAAGggtcaaaagaaaacataaagggatttaaattatttgcaaaaggGCATTGGTTCTGAAGGTACCAGTTTTATTCAACAGAGAGAAGTCACTTAACACAACCTCTGTTGAGGACAGCTGCACAGTCAGGATGCTCCCAacggaggaaagaaaagaataggCAAGTATGTATCTAGAGGGACAGCCACTTGATAGCTGAGAGCAAGGAAGCAGAGGGCAACCTACCTTTAACTTGGGCAAGGtcaattcc
This sequence is a window from Phalacrocorax aristotelis chromosome 22, bGulAri2.1, whole genome shotgun sequence. Protein-coding genes within it:
- the PIH1D2 gene encoding PIH1 domain-containing protein 2 isoform X1, with protein sequence MAGAALERVAQLWSLLDDMAENDPQAYRQLLRQQRAEAERLRAPPEPHLCLRARPAVCARGWGSGSRPGAGAGTRATGGPEGPGRAGRSARLGLLQGAVGGPLFVNVCGWKRVPAPAAPTDPTPVSAGPLEEVPGEGDLYSIIDVAYNPDVLQRGEENPQKMEHLIHLTLKVVEKRCDLILSPLYTIESFKLKGSLEAMQQRLKGRQMPAPQLSQNIKKELTLDQLLHTMEAEDCSNGPVLLKEESVTQSKGRLIEEITSNEMSEKLNPPVYEMITVKDANKKPLRIELKVELPKVSSVSECDLRISKDDITIEVPEKYKLQLDLPELVDAETTTAAFHKGKRVLFITVPVAKPDP
- the PIH1D2 gene encoding PIH1 domain-containing protein 2 isoform X2; this encodes MAGAALERVAQLWSLLDDMAENDPQAYRQLLRQQRAEAERLRAPPEPHLCLRARPAGAVGGPLFVNVCGWKRVPAPAAPTDPTPVSAGPLEEVPGEGDLYSIIDVAYNPDVLQRGEENPQKMEHLIHLTLKVVEKRCDLILSPLYTIESFKLKGSLEAMQQRLKGRQMPAPQLSQNIKKELTLDQLLHTMEAEDCSNGPVLLKEESVTQSKGRLIEEITSNEMSEKLNPPVYEMITVKDANKKPLRIELKVELPKVSSVSECDLRISKDDITIEVPEKYKLQLDLPELVDAETTTAAFHKGKRVLFITVPVAKPDP
- the PIH1D2 gene encoding PIH1 domain-containing protein 2 isoform X4, translated to MAGAALERVAQLWSLLDDMAENDPQAYRQLLRQQRAEAERLRAPPEPHLCLRARPAVCARGWGSGSRPGAGADLYSIIDVAYNPDVLQRGEENPQKMEHLIHLTLKVVEKRCDLILSPLYTIESFKLKGSLEAMQQRLKGRQMPAPQLSQNIKKELTLDQLLHTMEAEDCSNGPVLLKEESVTQSKGRLIEEITSNEMSEKLNPPVYEMITVKDANKKPLRIELKVELPKVSSVSECDLRISKDDITIEVPEKYKLQLDLPELVDAETTTAAFHKGKRVLFITVPVAKPDP
- the PIH1D2 gene encoding PIH1 domain-containing protein 2 isoform X3, which gives rise to MAGAALERVAQLWSLLDDMAENDPQAYRQLLRQQRAEAERLRAPPEPHLCLRARPAVCARGWGSGSRPGAGAGTRATGGPEGPGRAGRSARLGLLQGAVGGPLFVNVCGWKRVPAPAAPTDPTPVSAGPLEEVPGEGGSLEAMQQRLKGRQMPAPQLSQNIKKELTLDQLLHTMEAEDCSNGPVLLKEESVTQSKGRLIEEITSNEMSEKLNPPVYEMITVKDANKKPLRIELKVELPKVSSVSECDLRISKDDITIEVPEKYKLQLDLPELVDAETTTAAFHKGKRVLFITVPVAKPDP
- the PIH1D2 gene encoding PIH1 domain-containing protein 2 isoform X5, with translation MAGAALERVAQLWSLLDDMAENDPQAYRQLLRQQRAEAERLRAPPEPHLCLRARPAGAVGGPLFVNVCGWKRVPAPAAPTDPTPVSAGPLEEVPGEGGSLEAMQQRLKGRQMPAPQLSQNIKKELTLDQLLHTMEAEDCSNGPVLLKEESVTQSKGRLIEEITSNEMSEKLNPPVYEMITVKDANKKPLRIELKVELPKVSSVSECDLRISKDDITIEVPEKYKLQLDLPELVDAETTTAAFHKGKRVLFITVPVAKPDP